Genomic segment of Apium graveolens strain L.+W99A mitochondrion, complete genome:
CATTCCAATCCATCTACAGGGGACCCTCTCACAGGGCTAATTTATGGATGCCCAATCCCGGAAAGTATCAGAGGCTGTCGAGCGATCCAGCCTCTCCCTGCATATATGGGTAGTCTAGTACACCACGGTCACAGCGGTGGCGGCCTCATAGTACACCAACGTGCCGGTGTTACTATGCTAAAATCCAAGGCTTATACTCTGGCTTTTAATCTGACCAAATCATATGTTCTGTTCATATATGTCTGTTGATTCTGGATCTAATGTTACTCCTTCAGTCTCTGTTTTGCTATATCGTTATACCACCAGTCGGAATATGAGATCTACGATAGCTTTTCTCAAGAAAAATATTCTGACATCGGGTGTAGCTAGATTACCCGATAAGGTTGCACACCTCTCTCTGGGTAATGATCAACCATCTGATGAATCATCATCCTCCAATGTTGTCTCACGTCGTATTCCTCGTAATATTACGATTAATCGAAATAGAACTCAGATAATGCCTAAGAGTGTTCTGGGTTCCCATATGTCGTATGTCTGTAATTACATGAATAATATTCGTTCTGAAGCGCACTTCAAAGTAAATCCTCCTGTGTTGACTTTTCCTCATGGTTTGATAGACTGTCTATTCGAAAGTAAAAGAACAACCTTTATGGGTTTAGGATATCGTTTTAATCCAGGCCAATCAGAGTTTATCATGCATGATGCTCGATTTCCATCTAGGTTGATGAAGATGAGTTACACTTGCTGGATGAATTCGCTTCATTTATCCATGAGTAAGAAGATGTTATCGGCACGGGAGTTGTGTTCGTTTAGTCGCCAGGATGGAATGAGAAGTGTCTTAGATTTGAATTACTATAAAAACTTAGTGGAGGTTATAACCCTCTTTAATGGTACCTTTGGACGTTTTTTAATATTAACCTGTTCGGGGATTGGTTGCACAGTGTGGTATAAATTTTTCCCATGTATTGATGGTCAAGTTCCTATGGAGCTCTTTACACCTATCGTCTCATATGATCCTATCAACAATATGGACCTTTTGGATCCCTCCTACAATTGTGTTGAGTTTACAGCTCAAAAGGATATATCTGAGAAGATCAAATCATCATTTGCGAATGTTCCCCCGTTTTCTGGGATGAATATCCCGGCTAGTGGTGTGGTTCTTCGGAATGTATGTTTAGGCATAATGATTGCCTTCTTAATTACTACAGGTGTAGTAGATATGAGTAATGTAATGAACAATGTATAGAAGGATCAAAATGGGCATTGTACTTCATTCACTTAGTGTGTCTAACGTCTTACGTTCTCAAAACAACAACCTTGAAGATTGTATTCTAAAGCGCTTTAACTCGTCTTTATGTAGACGTGAACAGCTATTGGAAGATATTCTCTTTGTTTATAACGATTTAACTACAACTACAAGATGGTCTATGCCTCTTGATCAATTCGAATCAATTCTACGACAAATAGCATCGGATGAATACCATCTATCTCCACTAAGATATCTTCTTATCCCGGAGTATGCTTTTCAAAAGTCTTTTGTCGAAGAACTGGTATTATCATACCCTGATATCATGTTTCGAAAATGTCGACAGCATCCTGGTTCTATAGAGGTTCTTTTACCGCATAATGATGATGTAGTGGTCTACACTGGTTTAGCACGTTTCTTGTATCGTCTCTCTTGTGGTAGCTTACCGCATAATGAGGAATGCCGAATATTGAATCAATCAAGTATCGAGTCATTCTATAAAAGTCTTCTAGGTAGAAGGGTTCAAAGGTTGTACTCTATTGAATTAGATGAATCCTTGAATTTCATTCAAAAAAGGCTTTTATTAGAGACGCTGTCTCCTATCCTTCTTGATAGGTCTGTCTATAGACTCATATCAGAGTTATTGGAACTCAATATCTTCTATAAGGATATGTATTATCCACCATCACCTTATGGTATACCAACTCTAGGTGAAATATGCAGAGTCTTATTCAATCTATTCTTGGCCGAAAGCTTTGATCTTGGCTTTGCTCGAAAGTATCCTAGTATTGAGTTTGAGAGGTATTATGATACTGTTTTTATCTTTATTAAAGACGATGAACAAGAACAGGCTTTCTCCGGGATAGAAGATATGCTGGCAGATCTTGATCTAATCAACGGCTATATAAAGTCTATCGATACTTTAGGATGTATGTACTCGAGAATAGGACTTGTCAAGAAAGTCTTGCGTATTGCACCTGATGGCACGTTAGAACGTGGGGAAGATCGATTTGATTGTATTTGATTCGAGTAGGATGTTGCTATGCAGTAGAACGATCGAAGAAAGAAACCTCTTGCATGTGCTCTTTCGTCACTGTTGGATGTGAGGTTACGTAGTATCTCGACTGAGTTGAAGAGGCTTCGCCGACTGAGAACAGAAGAGGCTTCGCCGACTGAGAACACCTAAGAAAGAAAGCTTCTAGAACACTTATCTTATGCAACTACTGTGGTACCACTGCAGTGAGGCTTCGCCGACTGAGAACAGAAGAGGCTTCGCCGACTGAGAACACCGCTACCCTAATAGAAAGCTCCTTGATGTGCCGGATAAAGCAAATCTTGTGCCGGACTCCGATCCCTATGCTTTTCTAACTCACACCAGAACAACTGCTTTCTAAGCTAAAGGAGTTTAAGCCTTCCTGTACAGGGTTCTCTCACAATAGCAAATACAAGCCAGAGATATGTTCTTCTTCTATCTCTTTATCTTTATCTAGAAATATTAGACTACCCTCCCGACCCCTTATAGAGTAAATCAGGCCTATCTCTATAGCTAGAACTCAAAATAGAGTTTGATTATTTCATATAGTTCTACCATCTATAGAGTGTGGGACACTGGGTACTTTAACTATTGGTTGCAGGGCACTGGTTAGTT
This window contains:
- the orf340a gene encoding hypothetical protein is translated as MFCSYMSVDSGSNVTPSVSVLLYRYTTSRNMRSTIAFLKKNILTSGVARLPDKVAHLSLGNDQPSDESSSSNVVSRRIPRNITINRNRTQIMPKSVLGSHMSYVCNYMNNIRSEAHFKVNPPVLTFPHGLIDCLFESKRTTFMGLGYRFNPGQSEFIMHDARFPSRLMKMSYTCWMNSLHLSMSKKMLSARELCSFSRQDGMRSVLDLNYYKNLVEVITLFNGTFGRFLILTCSGIGCTVWYKFFPCIDGQVPMELFTPIVSYDPINNMDLLDPSYNCVEFTAQKDISEKIKSSFANVPPFSGMNIPASGVVLRNVCLGIMIAFLITTGVVDMSNVMNNV
- the orf343a gene encoding hypothetical protein, encoding MYRRIKMGIVLHSLSVSNVLRSQNNNLEDCILKRFNSSLCRREQLLEDILFVYNDLTTTTRWSMPLDQFESILRQIASDEYHLSPLRYLLIPEYAFQKSFVEELVLSYPDIMFRKCRQHPGSIEVLLPHNDDVVVYTGLARFLYRLSCGSLPHNEECRILNQSSIESFYKSLLGRRVQRLYSIELDESLNFIQKRLLLETLSPILLDRSVYRLISELLELNIFYKDMYYPPSPYGIPTLGEICRVLFNLFLAESFDLGFARKYPSIEFERYYDTVFIFIKDDEQEQAFSGIEDMLADLDLINGYIKSIDTLGCMYSRIGLVKKVLRIAPDGTLERGEDRFDCI